A genomic segment from Patescibacteria group bacterium encodes:
- a CDS encoding Fic family protein, with protein MINFKKLTVKKQELDKYRPLPPELEKNLDDWFRIELTYTSNAIEGNTLSRQETAQIVEKDITVEGKTLREHIEAKNTAEAYDFIKTIVNKKKIAENDILDIHRIVLQKIDDRNAGKYRNIAVRIAGSEVILPNSMKVPELMGEFAAWLNQAKEHPVKIALDAHFKLVSIHPFTDGNGRAARLLMNLVLLINGYIPIFIKKEDRRKYISAIEKGQLTGDLDDYYEFLCLAEEKAVDIYLDAVKNKVK; from the coding sequence ATGATCAATTTCAAAAAATTAACCGTCAAAAAGCAAGAGTTAGACAAATATCGTCCCTTGCCGCCGGAGCTGGAAAAGAATTTGGACGATTGGTTTCGGATTGAATTAACCTACACCAGCAATGCCATTGAAGGCAATACTTTAAGCCGGCAAGAAACCGCTCAAATCGTGGAAAAAGACATAACTGTTGAGGGCAAAACTTTAAGGGAGCATATAGAAGCCAAAAATACAGCGGAGGCGTATGATTTTATTAAAACTATAGTCAATAAAAAAAAGATTGCTGAAAACGATATCTTAGACATTCATCGAATAGTTCTACAAAAAATAGACGACCGTAACGCCGGAAAGTATCGCAATATCGCGGTGCGCATCGCCGGTTCTGAAGTAATTTTGCCAAACTCCATGAAAGTGCCGGAATTGATGGGCGAATTTGCGGCTTGGCTAAATCAGGCCAAAGAACACCCGGTTAAAATTGCCCTGGACGCGCATTTCAAGTTGGTTTCAATCCATCCTTTTACTGATGGCAATGGCCGCGCCGCTCGGTTATTGATGAATTTAGTTTTATTAATAAACGGTTATATTCCGATTTTTATCAAAAAAGAAGACCGAAGAAAATATATTTCTGCGATTGAAAAAGGTCAATTAACCGGCGATTTAGATGATTATTATGAATTTCTGTGTCTTGCCGAAGAAAAAGCCGTAGATATTTATTTAGATGCGGTAAAAAATAAAGTGAAATAA
- a CDS encoding nucleotidyl transferase AbiEii/AbiGii toxin family protein, which translates to MHLEAITSKQKRIFDKLNNFPDYYLAGGTALALQIGHRISVDFDFFSKTDIPKKLLSKIKNVFYDIKVTDILNHSEQLTVDLEGINLTFVRYPFPLISKLKEYQGVKMLQVPEIAVTKSYTLGQRATYKDYVDLYFILNENFCTLSRIIKLAQKKYKENFDPRLFLEQLVYLEDVKDVEIKFLQKRATKKVLQNFFEHIISQYKL; encoded by the coding sequence ATGCATCTCGAAGCGATTACATCCAAGCAAAAAAGAATATTTGATAAGCTAAACAATTTTCCTGATTATTATTTAGCCGGCGGAACAGCCTTGGCTTTACAAATCGGCCATCGGATTTCTGTAGATTTTGATTTTTTTTCCAAAACTGACATTCCTAAAAAATTGTTGTCTAAAATTAAAAACGTTTTCTATGATATTAAAGTGACCGATATTTTAAATCACTCCGAGCAATTAACCGTTGATCTTGAAGGAATTAATCTCACTTTTGTTCGTTATCCCTTTCCGTTGATTTCTAAACTCAAAGAATATCAAGGCGTTAAAATGCTTCAGGTTCCGGAAATCGCGGTCACAAAATCTTACACCCTGGGACAACGAGCTACCTATAAAGATTATGTTGATTTATATTTTATCCTAAATGAGAATTTCTGCACTTTGTCGAGAATTATTAAGCTTGCTCAAAAAAAATATAAAGAAAATTTTGACCCAAGGTTATTTTTAGAGCAACTGGTTTATCTCGAAGATGTTAAAGATGTCGAAATCAAATTTTTACAAAAAAGGGCAACCAAAAAAGTACTTCAAAATTTTTTTGAACATATAATCAGTCAATACAAACTTTAA
- the pheS gene encoding phenylalanine--tRNA ligase subunit alpha, producing the protein MKNSLEQLKNKALKEIRSSETHDSLLKLEKRYLGRKGEVTKVLRSLKDMTADERKTLGKFANKVKQELTESLEETKVSLQEIAGEVIKGDWLDVTLPSEKKLGHLHPLSQVQYELEDIFSSMGFMVLDGPELESEFYNFEALNIPKDHPARDMQDTFYINSKSENRNLSSKQKLVLRTHTSNLQVRAMQKYGAPLRAIFPGRVFRCEATDASHDTTFDQVEGLMIDENISIANFKAVVETFLSQIFNREVKTRLRPGYFPFVEPGFEVDLNCEICGGKGCRVCKNSGWVEFMGAGMVHPVVLKNGNIDSKKYTGFAFGFGITRLVMMKYKINDIRLLLGGDLRFLNQF; encoded by the coding sequence ATGAAAAATTCTCTAGAACAACTCAAAAACAAAGCCCTTAAAGAAATCAGGTCTTCCGAGACCCATGATTCGCTTTTGAAATTAGAAAAAAGGTATCTGGGCCGTAAGGGCGAGGTCACCAAAGTTTTGCGCTCTTTAAAGGATATGACCGCGGATGAACGAAAAACTTTGGGAAAATTTGCCAATAAAGTTAAGCAGGAATTAACGGAGTCCCTGGAAGAAACAAAAGTCAGTTTACAAGAGATCGCTGGTGAGGTAATAAAAGGCGACTGGCTTGATGTTACTTTACCTTCAGAAAAAAAACTTGGGCATCTTCATCCTTTATCCCAGGTGCAATATGAGCTGGAAGATATTTTTAGCTCTATGGGTTTTATGGTTTTGGATGGTCCAGAGCTGGAAAGCGAATTTTATAATTTTGAAGCTTTAAATATTCCAAAAGATCATCCAGCCCGCGACATGCAGGATACTTTTTATATAAATTCGAAATCGGAAAATAGAAATTTGAGCTCAAAACAAAAATTAGTTTTAAGAACGCACACTTCAAACCTTCAAGTCCGGGCGATGCAAAAATATGGCGCTCCACTTCGCGCAATTTTTCCTGGCCGTGTTTTCCGCTGTGAGGCGACAGACGCCAGCCATGACACAACCTTCGATCAAGTTGAGGGACTGATGATTGATGAAAATATTTCAATTGCGAATTTTAAAGCGGTAGTTGAAACTTTCTTAAGCCAAATATTCAATCGCGAGGTTAAAACTCGCCTCCGTCCCGGTTATTTTCCTTTTGTAGAGCCCGGCTTTGAAGTGGATTTAAACTGCGAAATATGCGGTGGCAAAGGTTGCCGTGTTTGCAAAAATTCCGGCTGGGTGGAATTTATGGGCGCTGGCATGGTTCATCCGGTTGTTCTAAAAAACGGCAATATTGATTCCAAAAAATACACCGGCTTTGCCTTCGGCTTCGGCATCACCCGCTTAGTTATGATGAAATATAAGATTAATGATATCAGGTTGCTTTTGGGCGGCGATTTGAGATTTTTAAATCAATTTTAA
- a CDS encoding nucleotidyl transferase AbiEii/AbiGii toxin family protein — translation MHKEILTKEQVELLPLVKSFSKDFGLVGGTAIALRLGHRHSIDFDLFTLKEFDNFKIRRKISKFEKIDQVIRNETGEYTLIINKVRFTFFHYPFKINFSKNFSDVIKLPDLLTLGAMKAYALGRRAKWKDYVDLYFIAKKYRGLDQIIKKSKKIFRQEFNEKLFRTQLAYFKDIDYSEKVSFLPDLEISDEVIKKKLIEFSLNKI, via the coding sequence ATGCATAAAGAAATTTTAACAAAAGAGCAGGTAGAACTTCTGCCGTTAGTAAAATCATTTTCAAAAGATTTTGGTCTAGTTGGCGGCACAGCCATCGCTTTGCGCCTTGGCCACCGACATTCTATTGATTTTGATCTTTTTACGCTTAAAGAATTTGATAATTTTAAAATTAGAAGAAAGATTTCTAAGTTTGAAAAAATAGATCAAGTTATAAGAAACGAAACCGGCGAGTATACTTTGATTATTAACAAAGTCAGATTCACTTTTTTCCATTACCCGTTTAAAATCAACTTTTCTAAAAATTTTTCCGATGTCATAAAACTGCCCGATCTTTTAACCTTAGGGGCAATGAAGGCCTACGCTCTTGGCCGTCGGGCCAAATGGAAGGACTATGTTGATCTTTATTTTATCGCCAAAAAATATCGCGGCCTTGACCAAATTATCAAAAAATCTAAAAAAATATTTAGGCAAGAATTCAACGAAAAATTATTCCGCACTCAATTAGCTTATTTTAAAGATATTGATTATTCGGAGAAGGTGTCTTTTTTGCCCGACCTTGAAATAAGCGATGAAGTCATTAAAAAGAAATTGATTGAATTTAGTTTGAATAAAATTTAA